The sequence TCAGGAGTTCAGACTTGGCTAACTCCAAAATTTAATGTGTGTGTAATACGATTTTGTCTTTTAGTTCTATTTCATCGGAGtaatttgtttttttcatttatattttagttCTATTTCGTCAAAGTAATTACGTAGCATCAGAAATTGCTGACGTACATTGCATCATTTGAACACAATTAATACCAAAATTTGACTAGTTAGAAAATCATAAAACAAAATAGGCCAACTTGCTTGCTCGTTTACAATGTAactcataatttttttcccaGTATGAATAATATGAAATAGAGCTAGCTAATAATTTATAATgctataaattattatattatttttcttttttagtaATTTAACAAGGATTTATATAATCTCCTCTTATTTAATAAATAGCTTTAAGTTTTCTTATTGTAGtcgataataatataatatttggacatgatagacgaagaagcatccatgcttcacgtttggaattatatttatatcgaattttattttactaataatttatattttttggtaaCGATGAAATATAAAAGTCAGGGGAAATAATTTTTTCGCCCCACTGATTTGTTCAATTTTAGATTTTAGTACATcaagttttaaagtttaatttgATACACAGATTTTTTTTCCGGCTATTTATGTTCAATTGCTGTGACATTGGACAAGTCATCAATTTTTTAATGTTACGGCATCATTTTTCGATATCATGTCAATTTTTTCCAATGTCACGTCAGCACTCCAACGAAATAATACTGGAGACAAAAAAGATTAAAGTCAATGCacaaaaattaaacataaaaagtaagtgaaccaaaacctaaattaagaaaaattaatgaaccaaaaaatttattttccctaGCATTATCTAATTATATTATTGAAAGTTTAACCAACTTATCTAAATTTAAGGTGGCCTAAACAAGGGTtcgaattttaatttatttaaacccGATAGGTTAATAATTGAAAAGTGATTGTATGGCATAAAAGTATTATGTGATAAAGTGGTTGTATATTTCAGAGTTAAATATTGTGTACAGTGTTTAACACCTAGCATAACATGcatcataatattttaatatacaaaactttacataaataaaataagacaCAAAGAATTATCACTCGTGCAGTGCCTCAAGACAAAAGATTAACTAGAAAAACATGTTAGTTTACAAAATCAATACTGGTGAATAAAGAAAATCTAACTCCATTAACAAAACTAGGGAGCAAATTGCATCCAAAACATATACCAAAACTACAGATGCAACATTTGTGAAATCGAAATTCTGCTTGATATACAATACTCTAATCAATACATTGATTAGATGTTGTGCATGAATGTCTTCGACACTCCATAACAATTCTTCAATACGTCTTGGTTGAGTAATTGATATCTTCGAtgtaaatcttcaattctcgTGCTAGCTCTCCTGCGGTGTTTCTCAATCTCTACTTCTCTCTACACACGCAATAATTGTTCTCTcttatttataagcttcatttgccatataatttatttcataaaaaaaatcatacaagATATGAAAACAAGAGTTTCATTAGAAAATACACTCTATGGTTTGTACAAGATCAGTTGTATAAATTAAAGTCTTTTAGTTGATTATTTTCTAAGTGAATAAGATGATGAACAAAAAATTCTTATTCAGTATGATCTGACGCTGACCAATGATTTAGGTAATCTAATTTTagcattataattttattttaattattaaaattttgatattgaggatttctataataaaaaaaaaattgtttaagaACTTTCGTTATGTTTATGTTGTTCAGGATTATGCTCAacgaatgatatttttttttaaaaaaatgtctacttttgtttatatttgaTAAGACAATCAATAGctagttaaaaataattcaaaatctcATGTATTTTTTAATGCAAATTTATGAAGGATTACTTCTGCAATCAATTTGTTATTTTCGTTAATGAAAagaatattaaatatatgtaaAACATACATATCTGAATACATATAATTTACAAAtgcatttcaaatttataagtTATATAATAATCGATAGCTATAATAgatagatttttattattatatatagtcAATAATCAGTTATAcaaagacatttttttggtaGAAAGAATGAGAAAAGAAACTAGGAGAAGCATGATTAACTCAGAACGAAGCTGGAGATatcgataaatattttaatgacaatagtaaaatgataatttaaaaattattggtAATTTGACGGATGTGCAAAGAGAAAATCAAAACAAcaataatgtttaaaaaaaattaattcatctATGAATGAGTATGATAATAAAAAGTGACTCGAGCTCTCAATATGAACGAActgaatgaaaaaaataatattaatagtaTCGAAGATGTTTAACATGAAATTATGAATTCAGATAGTTACTTtgcttttaaatgtccatgacTACATTCTTGAGagaaaattgataaaatattagGGAATTCCTATTTGAAAAGGATTCAAATAGAGATGATGTTATTATGGTTTGAAAAaccttttaataaaaaaaatagtgacTAATTATTTGGGGATCATTTTTTTAAGTTCGAATTAGAGCTTCGAAATCTTAGGTGCGACTGTCACGTTCCGAGCTCGGGTCCgtgcctgcgtgactgcacaatttGTCCCTATAGCagctacttcgtattcgtcattgctttacgaaaatgattaacccatgttgctatagaagtccattgtaagcccattataaactcattttaaatctttaatttttaagatatgGGACAAGGAGTATTACAATCATCCCTCCTTCAGAACACGACGTCCTCGTCACGGCATGACTCCTCGACCCACCAGCGCCGAGAATCTAAAGATGTCTCCTAcatgttcaagaggtggctcccgtcacgtagcactttgcttcgcaggttcaagaggtggctctcatgcacgtagcactttgctcCGCACAGCACTTATTTCTCGGTATTCTTTACCaatgaccggctctgataccgtTCTATCACGTCCTGAGCTCGGGctcgcgcctgcgtgactgcacaatggactCCTATAgaaactacttcgtattcgtcatcgctttacgaaaatgattaatccaagttgctatagaagtctatTGTGGTCCattataaattcattttaaatctttaatttttaagatgtgagaCAAGATGTATTACAACGATTATGTGTGTAATATCACATCAGCTTTCACGAtcaatgaaaaatgactaaagttttcaaaaaaaattgaaaaatacaagAATAAAAGTTAATTTTAATAACACATAACTAAAATTGTAATTAGACAAACATACtcaatgaaaattaaatagtttcctttaatttattgaatatatataCTCTAAAGACATGCATTGATAGAAACGATATGGCTTAGTCAAATCAAAAAATATGAACAATTCTTGCTCGCACATGCacaatattttctaataatttaaaatttacatttcaaaATGAATTAAGTCGGCAAAGAATTCAATTTCAAAGTAGCTATAGCTAAAGGGAACCAGTTGAGTTGTTTTCACAGATGTTTTGTGAATTTGTCCCATCActtttttaacatattatatagtatttaaactttattaattattttattaattaatctcATGATAATTAGCTGTATCTTAATACTACAATTTTTTCTAACTTTGTTTCATAAGAAATAGTCAAAAGTATTCTTAAGCTTTCATTAACGCGTAATTTAGTCGTCTCTGTCTGTCATGAAAACAGCTTAACATGTTCACAATATAAGACATATGCTAAGTTTTGGACTTAAAGCTTGGGAATCCTATGTGGTATACATGTAATTaaattcttttgaattttttaataattagaataaattattatttataaagattaattattatttttaattttcttagaCTTTATCACAATATAATACCAATGCATAGAGAAAATTACTATTtctttcttcttattttttttggcgataaaatattttttcataaattaatttttctatcCTATATACTTcctgaaaatttgaagatcATGAGGTGCGAATATttggtaaatattattttttacggaaaattgaaatttagaTTCTGTATGATTGCTATTTTGGTCCTtaatgttatcaaattttagttttaattttttttcttttttcttttttgcatttttgtttaattttctaACATGGTGCTAATTTGGTTCTGACTTTGACATTGACCTGCAGGCTCCAACATGATGCTCACGTATGTAGTGTCATATCAACATTCCCGATGAAAATAAATAcatttctaaaaatttaaatatacattattaaaatcaattttacAACATAAATGATCAAAATTCCAAACAGACACATACAATAATGAAAAATGCAATTCCTTCCCTTTTTTTACCGATATTATAAGATGTAAAAATAAGATGTTTGACAATTTATATATTGTgttaggtaaaaaaaaattaaaatagtttataaTATTCCTAAATTCAATCTTTAAAAAGAGTTGGGCCACTCTAATTTACTTTCTAGAATCATGTTGTAATATTTTAGAACACCAAAATATCcacataaattttattataaatatttagcCTCCCAAAAATATAACTATCACATCATTTTCGTGGTATTGtgtaatttttatgattttcataataatatgttgatatgttttatttctttacatttatatttttctttcaaaaatattaaaagtttattttcaaaataagaccATACGACTTATAATTTATAACATCCAAAAACAGCTTATAAGACACATGAGATTATAAGCTTGAAGAGAAGGATAGTTGGTCTAGCTAGGTATGGCATGCGATTGTAAACTTGTAAAAGCTAGAGCACATGAAATGTTTGGATGTGAAGTTTTTTTAATaagatatatatttcaaaataataatataaaaataattatgtttgattggACTTTACTAATTTtcatggaaaattatattttcgatTAATAAAACTTGTTAGATTGAAAATATCTTAATTTTTAGTGATAATAAGCAGTTTCGGGATATTTCAAGATCTAGCTATTATTTACATGTATTCTCAGGTTTCTAGCTAGTTGTCGTGAAATCAAGTCAGACTACACTCTCACTGAAATGATTATATCAAGCCATTCTAGTTCAAGCTGCTATTCAACCCGGTCACTTTAATGCGATCAAGTCGCAAACTGATCTGTCAACTAACTTACATTGAcatatcatgaaaaatatcCTACCAACTCCTGGTTGCTGAAATGTTTCCTATTATGTCAAGAGTCAATCACAAAATCCAAATTAGTAAAATacgtaaacaaaaaaaaaaacaataaatgaaCATTAAATATATTGCACTATAAAGAGAAGTTAACAATGTCATCTTGTCGGGTGTTAGTACATATAAAGATTGTTGAAAAGTTTCATACTGTTGGAGTTGTTCATGTATAAATATGCGGACATTGACGAAGACACGAGACTGAAACTTTTACAATCTACAACATACAAGATTTCGAGCACTCTTATTCTTTCAAATATCAAGTTTTTTACTTATATATAATTAGTTTTCATATCAGTTCATCTGAAGATCAAATTGTGTCACTTCACCACCTCTAGCCATTCAAAGCTATCTGTCAAAGAGTTGTGTTATATCTGTTTGAACCAAGGGTTTCAAAGACAGACATACTTATTTATTGTGTTGTTTGAGTTGTCACTAAAAGTTTTGATTTAGGCACTGATCAGTCTTAATCGAAGTAGGTTTGTACAAgggttgtataaatcaaagtcttttagtagattATTTCTTAAGTGAAAGAAAAGGTGATGTAGGAGTTGTTAACATTCATAAATATtgtgtattatttatttacgCCTTATATCTATGTATGCTTTGTTGTTCCTATCTAACTATATTGTTAAACGTTTGCTTAcattgaatatatattatatcactAGTCTAGCTTGGCCGTTTTTGCACTCAAAATTTTTTAAGTAGTCAAGTTACTTCCAAAAGTTTAAGAAAATGCTTTAACAACCAATAATTGTTTATGTCGGCtcgaattattttttaaaaaaatataaaagagtTCATTTATTCCCCCTCTAGACTATTTTTTGATCCCaacataactttcatgttttttattttggtcaTGTTATAGGTAATTTAAGGTATTAGTCTACTAATTAGTACTTTTTTATCTTACTAATTTTTCATCTGAATATTGACATGACATtaaaaaatgatgatatttcGTATGTCACATCAACATTCTAGTGAAAAAATGCTAGATTGGATTAAAATCGTGAATTGTTCGATGACAAGACAAAAAAATTGTTAGTTACATTACCAAAAATGTAAATTTCTCCTACTTTTAAAAGCGATAAAAACTCCAATTAACGAGAAGGCAAAGGATgttgattaataattatttttcaattatcatACCCAAACATAAAATTGTTTCTACtttaaaaatacacttaaaaagtCTTTCTTggcaaaatattttcttaacttgGGTCCAATACTTTCTTAATAATATGTGGAAATATGAGTTAATTGATTTGATATGTGTCTAAAAAGAGGTAATCCCTAGGAGAAAGGAAGAAACAAATCATAAGAGATTCATTTTCAATCTTGTTCGTATGGTGTAGGACATGTAAAATACTTGTTGATATAATATCGGACACGTATAACACTTCGATAAAAACGAATAATTTCTTGAATCAATACTATATTTTAACGATTTACATTGTATGTTGTTTTGACCAAGAGAAATAGGCAAATTAGGAGACATGGACacattaaaaattaacaaaaggAGAAGTTTCTAAGCCGGCAAGAATAACAAACcagtaaattaaataaaatcacataaaaaaatatgtccccatcaaaatataaataacatggGACAAGACAATAGCTAGTCTTGAGTTTTCTGTTCCTTTCCCCGTCTCAAATCCGAACCCTAGCTATCAAACTTTCTTCCTTCTGACTTATCAATAATTCTTAGCTCTAGTAGTTTTCAATCCAAGAAATCTTCTCTTGTgttcttgtaaaaaaaaaagaaatagaacCATCAAAATGGAGCCCGGAGAACAGATAAATTCTGATACCGCAAGTGCTGAAAACGACCCACAGCCGGAGAAAAGCAACGATGAAAATACCGGAGTCGGAAGATCCTACGGCTGCACTTTCTGCAAACGCGGCTTCACGAACGCGCAGGCTTTAGGTGGGCACATGAACATACATAGGAAAGACAAGGCCAAGGCTAAGCAGAAGAATCAAGAGGAGCCCTCGTCCAAGAACACGAAAATGAGCGAAGATCACGCGAGTTCAAGGTATAGTTTTGGCCAAGCACTACCTGTTGATCAGCCACAGCAACGAGAGCATCGTAGGCCTGTGGATAACTATCAAGATTACTTTCCATCATCAAACCCTAGTTTCCTATCTGAAAATTATCGGAGTCGCGTGCCGTTTTGGAGGCTAGAAAATAAGGAAGATGGTAAAAACGATGAAAACCTGAGTTTGAGGATTGGATTCCCTCCTGCTGCTGAAGAGGGAAGAGAGGAAAATGAGGAGAAAAACGATCAAATCGATTTAGAGCTCCGGTTGGGCCACGATCCGTGATCGAACCGAGCTCCCCTACATTCTAAATCTTCTGCTGTATACATATATTTCTGCTTCACTAAAGCATACACTGATCGGATATTCATCGTCT comes from Primulina huaijiensis isolate GDHJ02 chromosome 2, ASM1229523v2, whole genome shotgun sequence and encodes:
- the LOC140971870 gene encoding transcriptional regulator TAC1-like — translated: MEPGEQINSDTASAENDPQPEKSNDENTGVGRSYGCTFCKRGFTNAQALGGHMNIHRKDKAKAKQKNQEEPSSKNTKMSEDHASSRYSFGQALPVDQPQQREHRRPVDNYQDYFPSSNPSFLSENYRSRVPFWRLENKEDGKNDENLSLRIGFPPAAEEGREENEEKNDQIDLELRLGHDP